One Gimesia aquarii DNA segment encodes these proteins:
- a CDS encoding chemotaxis protein CheW — protein sequence MDDILQEFLAESWENLGQLDSEIVELEKDPQNADLIASIFRTIHTIKGTCGFLGLTNLGSVAHSAENVLGKMREGLLDISPGAISLVLEGIDQIKALLEGLEATGEEPTTDNSALIDMLDQLAKCASGSSDSSENQEQPEPSSSTDTESDASESTETPQPEAVGIEDASSEAQEAESASPGSEVQAETETEEPAPTPPAPTPPSAPASATSSASEGDTTAKSSKVSVADLSIRVNVNVVDSLMNLVGELVLTRNQLLQLARGDEESKYAAPITLLNRVTTDLQEGVMKTRMQPIGNAWNKLPRLVRDLSQVTNKHIELVMTGAETELDRTVLDAIKDPLTHMVRNSADHGIESPEERKANGKSESGTIHLNAYHEGGHVIIEIQDDGAGISRDKVLAKAIAQGLINEADANSVSDSHIYSMIFHAGFSTAEKISSVSGRGVGMDVVRTQIEKIGGTVDLSSKIGKGTVVRIKIPLTLAIVSALVLESGGQPFAIPQLGVVELVRLSAEDREKIETIHNKEVFRLRDRLLPLVHLNEVLGLEETKLEDDDLDDTNIVVVQVGEDQFGLIVSRIFDTEEIVVKPVGRLLKNIGLYQGTTILGDGSVVMILDVGGIFNKCGGSAAHSQSTAEEANTGADSDTISMLLFSVGEDETMAVPLSLVARLEEFPQASIEHNGGQKVVQYREDLLPLLSVEGTGYGSSEPIDPQPVIVFSDNNRSMGLMVNEIKDIIDEQFVIRMQSDRPGVLGTAIIAKNAIDVIDTQYYVTRSTPNWFESVEDKKTFRVLVVDDSMFFRQLVATALETEGYSVVTSDSCVNAMELLERDSQFHAVITDIDLPMMDGFEFCAWLKGQETTKNISTLALTSSNSSANQSRATEVGFDQFLVKFNSHELISCLDGCFAKMTVDAGVNA from the coding sequence ATGGACGATATTCTGCAGGAATTCTTAGCAGAAAGCTGGGAAAATTTAGGTCAACTAGACTCAGAAATCGTTGAATTGGAAAAAGATCCGCAAAATGCTGATCTGATTGCCAGTATCTTTCGTACGATCCACACGATTAAAGGGACATGTGGATTTCTAGGACTTACCAATTTGGGGTCTGTGGCTCATTCTGCCGAGAATGTTCTTGGTAAGATGCGAGAAGGATTACTGGATATTTCCCCTGGCGCAATCTCATTAGTGCTAGAGGGCATAGATCAGATCAAAGCACTATTGGAGGGTCTTGAAGCCACTGGTGAAGAACCAACAACAGACAATTCCGCGTTAATAGATATGTTGGATCAGCTAGCAAAATGCGCTTCTGGATCTTCGGACAGTTCTGAAAATCAGGAACAACCTGAGCCATCATCGTCTACTGATACGGAATCGGATGCATCAGAATCTACAGAAACTCCACAGCCAGAAGCGGTAGGAATTGAAGATGCATCATCGGAAGCACAAGAGGCCGAATCTGCTTCCCCTGGCTCCGAAGTGCAAGCTGAAACGGAAACAGAAGAACCTGCTCCTACCCCACCTGCTCCGACTCCTCCATCAGCACCTGCTTCAGCAACATCTTCTGCTTCTGAAGGAGACACAACTGCAAAATCATCAAAGGTCAGTGTTGCTGATCTATCGATTCGGGTGAATGTCAACGTAGTTGATAGCTTGATGAACCTTGTTGGGGAATTAGTCTTAACTAGAAACCAGTTGTTGCAATTAGCGCGCGGTGATGAAGAGTCCAAATATGCGGCTCCGATCACACTCTTAAATCGAGTGACGACTGATTTGCAGGAAGGGGTGATGAAAACACGCATGCAGCCGATTGGGAATGCATGGAACAAGCTACCCCGTTTAGTTCGAGACTTATCGCAAGTTACAAATAAGCATATCGAATTGGTCATGACGGGGGCTGAAACCGAGTTGGACCGAACGGTTTTGGATGCCATCAAGGACCCTCTGACTCACATGGTCAGGAATTCAGCCGATCATGGAATCGAATCACCGGAAGAGCGTAAGGCAAATGGAAAGTCAGAATCCGGAACGATTCATTTAAATGCGTATCATGAAGGTGGTCACGTTATTATTGAAATCCAGGACGATGGAGCTGGCATTAGCCGGGATAAGGTCTTGGCAAAAGCCATTGCACAGGGATTAATTAATGAAGCAGACGCTAATAGTGTTTCAGATAGTCACATCTATTCAATGATTTTTCATGCTGGTTTTTCAACAGCGGAAAAAATTAGCTCTGTTTCTGGTCGTGGTGTGGGAATGGACGTTGTTCGCACTCAGATCGAAAAAATTGGGGGAACTGTTGATCTCTCTTCCAAAATTGGAAAAGGCACAGTGGTACGCATCAAAATTCCTCTGACGTTGGCGATTGTCTCTGCCCTGGTGTTAGAGAGTGGCGGACAACCATTCGCGATACCTCAGTTGGGAGTTGTGGAATTGGTTCGTCTGTCTGCTGAAGATCGTGAAAAAATCGAAACCATTCATAACAAAGAGGTCTTCCGTTTACGTGATCGATTGCTGCCTCTGGTTCATTTAAACGAAGTACTTGGGCTCGAAGAGACGAAATTAGAAGATGACGATCTGGATGATACGAATATTGTTGTTGTCCAGGTAGGAGAAGATCAGTTTGGTCTCATTGTGTCTCGAATATTTGACACCGAAGAAATTGTAGTCAAACCTGTAGGTCGACTCTTAAAAAATATTGGGCTCTACCAGGGCACTACAATTTTAGGAGATGGCAGTGTTGTGATGATTCTGGACGTAGGTGGGATCTTTAATAAGTGTGGTGGTAGTGCTGCCCATTCTCAATCGACAGCGGAAGAGGCAAATACAGGTGCTGATAGTGATACTATTAGTATGCTGCTCTTCAGTGTTGGGGAAGATGAGACGATGGCGGTTCCACTCTCGTTGGTTGCTCGTCTGGAAGAATTTCCACAGGCGAGTATCGAGCACAATGGTGGCCAAAAGGTCGTACAATATCGTGAGGACCTGCTTCCACTGCTCTCTGTGGAAGGAACCGGATACGGAAGTAGCGAGCCAATCGATCCACAGCCGGTAATTGTGTTCTCAGATAACAATCGATCAATGGGACTCATGGTCAATGAAATTAAAGATATTATTGATGAACAATTTGTAATTCGTATGCAGTCAGATCGACCAGGAGTTCTGGGGACAGCAATCATTGCTAAAAATGCAATCGATGTCATTGATACACAGTATTATGTTACGCGTTCTACACCGAACTGGTTTGAGAGTGTGGAAGACAAAAAAACGTTTCGAGTATTAGTGGTCGATGATTCCATGTTCTTCCGCCAGTTAGTAGCAACAGCTCTCGAGACGGAAGGCTATTCAGTTGTAACCAGTGATAGCTGTGTCAATGCGATGGAACTTTTAGAACGAGATTCACAGTTTCATGCGGTGATCACAGACATCGATTTACCCATGATGGATGGCTTTGAATTCTGTGCATGGCTTAAAGGTCAGGAGACAACCAAAAATATTAGCACCCTCGCTTTAACGTCTTCAAATAGTTCTGCTAACCAGTCAAGAGCGACCGAAGTTGGCTTTGATCAGTTTCTAGTCAAATTCAATTCTCATGAACTGATTTCTTGTCTGGATGGTTGCTTTGCCAAAATGACAGTAGACGCAGGAGTAAATGCATGA
- the gap gene encoding type I glyceraldehyde-3-phosphate dehydrogenase, whose translation MAAVKVGINGFGRIGRITFRALAARPEEFEVVAINDLGDPKKLALLLKYDSVQGRFPGTVDVEGNTLIVNGKKVQVCAERDPRQLPWKELGVEVALESTGFFTNRESGDKPGYDSHLTAGARKVVISAPAKDAPDLTVVFGVNDDQLNADHICVSNASCTTNCLAPMAKVIHENFGIEHGLMTTVHAYTNDQRVSDQLHADPLRARAAAINIIPTTTGAAKAVGLVLPELNGKLTGLSLRVPVPVGSITDLVVTLSKDATAEDVNAAMKAAAEGPLKGILEYNTDPIVSSDIVGNPHSSIFDATWTTQIGGNMIKVLSWYDNEYGYSNRTADMIARLAQL comes from the coding sequence GTGGCTGCAGTAAAGGTTGGTATCAATGGTTTTGGGCGCATTGGTCGTATTACATTCAGAGCACTCGCTGCTCGACCCGAGGAATTTGAAGTCGTTGCCATCAATGACTTGGGAGATCCCAAAAAACTGGCGCTGCTTTTAAAATACGATAGTGTTCAGGGACGCTTTCCAGGCACAGTCGACGTTGAGGGAAATACGCTGATTGTTAACGGCAAAAAAGTTCAGGTCTGTGCGGAACGCGACCCTCGTCAGCTTCCTTGGAAAGAATTGGGAGTTGAAGTTGCGCTAGAATCAACTGGATTCTTTACAAATCGAGAATCAGGTGACAAACCAGGATATGACAGCCACTTAACTGCTGGAGCACGTAAAGTAGTCATTTCTGCTCCTGCCAAAGACGCTCCTGACCTTACAGTCGTGTTTGGTGTTAACGATGATCAATTAAATGCTGATCACATCTGTGTCTCTAACGCAAGTTGTACAACAAACTGCCTCGCTCCCATGGCAAAGGTCATTCATGAGAACTTTGGCATTGAGCACGGGCTTATGACGACAGTCCATGCTTACACAAACGACCAAAGGGTTTCAGATCAACTTCACGCCGACCCACTTAGAGCTCGTGCTGCCGCTATCAATATTATTCCAACAACCACTGGTGCTGCCAAAGCAGTTGGGCTTGTACTTCCAGAGTTGAATGGAAAACTGACGGGGCTCAGCCTTCGAGTCCCTGTACCAGTTGGTAGTATTACTGATTTAGTCGTAACTTTAAGCAAAGATGCGACTGCAGAAGATGTGAATGCAGCTATGAAAGCCGCAGCAGAAGGACCACTTAAGGGAATCCTCGAATATAATACCGACCCAATTGTCTCCAGCGATATTGTTGGTAATCCTCACAGCTCAATCTTTGATGCTACGTGGACTACTCAAATTGGTGGAAATATGATCAAGGTATTAAGCTGGTACGACAATGAATATGGTTATTCCAATCGAACAGCCGATATGATCGCTCGTTTAGCACAACTATAG
- the rpe gene encoding ribulose-phosphate 3-epimerase: MTYFDTKNKLKSQLPVIAPSMLKCDFGNLQRELTLLETAEAQVLHWDVMDGHFVPNLSYGALLIERVRPLTKMFFDAHLMISNPEKYIDDYIDAGCNSITIHIEAVPNPKDLLQHLDKSGVLPGLAINPKTPVKEIEPFLELCGLVLVMSVEPGFGGQSFISSSLQKIKQLKKLISEETILSVDGGIGIDTIAETARAGANYFVVGSAIFNQSDYSIAVSELVQKARNETASFT; this comes from the coding sequence ATGACTTATTTCGATACAAAAAATAAATTGAAATCTCAGTTGCCAGTAATTGCCCCTTCAATGCTGAAGTGTGATTTCGGGAATCTACAGAGAGAACTTACACTTTTAGAGACGGCTGAAGCTCAGGTACTTCATTGGGATGTAATGGATGGGCACTTTGTCCCCAATCTTTCCTACGGGGCTTTATTGATCGAACGTGTCAGACCTTTGACTAAAATGTTCTTTGATGCCCATTTGATGATCAGCAACCCCGAAAAATATATTGATGATTATATTGATGCCGGTTGTAATTCCATTACGATACACATTGAGGCAGTTCCAAACCCGAAAGATTTATTGCAACATCTCGACAAATCTGGCGTACTACCAGGACTGGCAATCAATCCCAAGACTCCAGTAAAAGAAATAGAACCTTTTCTCGAACTATGCGGGCTGGTCCTTGTGATGAGCGTCGAGCCTGGTTTTGGCGGTCAGTCATTCATAAGCTCAAGCCTGCAAAAAATAAAACAGCTCAAAAAACTGATCTCCGAAGAGACCATACTTTCTGTCGATGGAGGCATCGGAATAGATACGATTGCGGAAACAGCCCGCGCTGGAGCGAACTACTTTGTTGTAGGAAGCGCGATATTCAACCAAAGCGATTATTCGATTGCCGTTAGTGAACTGGTACAAAAAGCCAGAAATGAAACGGCCTCCTTTACATAA
- a CDS encoding histidine phosphatase family protein has protein sequence MPTVVLIRPGCTDFDRDERIQGTLDLPLNEKGKEQVKNLVSKIEDFGIETIITSSSEPALSTSELLGENLGVPVKEKSGLKNLNQGLWQGLEYEEVRRKYPKLFKQWAESPETVCPPEGELASEAVKRVQKTLQKYLKKKQNFAIVASEPLASIISNILRNNNEEQISFEQNGRSCQDELFEIIESPPKKSDLTQISPDDQSLQKGAHEDNEPPLQKVAVRGGQIK, from the coding sequence ATGCCAACAGTGGTACTTATCCGTCCTGGTTGTACTGACTTTGATCGAGATGAGCGGATTCAAGGAACCTTGGACCTTCCCCTGAACGAAAAAGGGAAAGAACAAGTTAAAAATCTCGTGTCGAAAATTGAAGATTTTGGTATTGAGACCATCATTACCTCTTCTTCCGAACCTGCACTCTCAACTTCTGAACTATTAGGTGAGAATCTCGGCGTCCCCGTAAAAGAGAAATCAGGGTTGAAAAACCTGAATCAAGGACTCTGGCAGGGTCTCGAATATGAAGAAGTTCGCCGAAAATACCCCAAACTTTTCAAACAATGGGCCGAATCTCCCGAAACGGTATGTCCTCCGGAAGGAGAATTAGCATCCGAAGCAGTAAAGCGGGTCCAAAAGACACTTCAGAAGTATTTAAAAAAGAAACAAAACTTTGCGATTGTCGCTTCAGAGCCTCTAGCTTCAATTATTTCCAACATCTTACGAAATAATAACGAAGAACAGATCTCATTTGAGCAAAATGGTCGATCTTGTCAGGATGAATTATTTGAAATTATTGAATCACCTCCGAAAAAAAGTGATTTAACACAAATAAGCCCTGACGATCAATCACTACAGAAGGGGGCGCATGAAGATAACGAACCTCCATTACAAAAAGTGGCAGTTCGAGGAGGCCAAATAAAATGA
- the accD gene encoding acetyl-CoA carboxylase, carboxyltransferase subunit beta — protein MSSTPKSNIDSWLSHSSRPKRGVPEGLWLRCTSCNATVFRKQVEQGLGLCPECDHHFYISAYTRIQQLLDPDSFEEWFTDLTAGDPLEFADKNKTYKDRLVIEQKKTGMKDACVVGRGYMRGRPLVVGITDSSFIMGSMGSVVGEKLTRAIESATELKLPLIIISGSGGGARMHEGIFSLMQMGKVSAALGRFQERGGLFISVLTNPTMGGVAASFASLGDIVVAEPKALVGFAGPRVVQATVKMTLPDGFQTSEFLLEHGFVDRIISRPRLRSELARLIDYCV, from the coding sequence ATGAGTTCTACGCCCAAGTCTAACATCGATTCATGGTTAAGCCATTCTTCCCGTCCAAAGCGAGGCGTTCCAGAAGGTTTATGGTTACGCTGTACATCATGTAACGCAACGGTCTTCAGAAAACAGGTTGAACAAGGATTAGGACTTTGTCCCGAATGTGATCATCATTTTTACATTTCTGCCTACACCCGTATTCAGCAACTACTTGACCCAGATAGTTTTGAAGAATGGTTTACAGACTTAACTGCAGGCGATCCATTAGAATTTGCAGATAAGAATAAAACATACAAAGATCGTCTCGTCATTGAACAGAAGAAAACGGGAATGAAAGATGCCTGTGTCGTAGGACGCGGATATATGCGAGGCCGCCCCCTCGTTGTTGGTATCACAGACTCCTCTTTCATCATGGGTAGTATGGGCTCTGTTGTAGGAGAAAAACTGACTCGCGCAATCGAAAGCGCGACTGAATTGAAACTTCCACTGATTATTATTAGTGGGTCTGGAGGCGGTGCACGTATGCACGAGGGAATTTTCTCTTTGATGCAAATGGGAAAAGTCTCAGCAGCATTAGGACGCTTTCAGGAAAGGGGAGGGCTATTCATCTCAGTATTAACAAACCCGACAATGGGAGGCGTTGCAGCCAGCTTCGCTTCTCTAGGAGATATTGTCGTCGCTGAGCCAAAGGCTCTAGTAGGCTTTGCCGGCCCACGTGTTGTACAAGCAACAGTAAAAATGACGCTCCCTGACGGTTTTCAAACTAGTGAATTTCTCCTTGAACATGGGTTTGTTGATCGTATTATCTCCAGACCCCGACTTCGGTCTGAATTGGCACGCCTGATCGATTATTGCGTCTGA
- a CDS encoding serine/threonine protein kinase, with translation MNFLNRFFSKEPKTPRVNIKKRFELIGRVGQGSMSKVWRARDSQSGRVVALKVLHKQKTLELESRFVGLNKPKEGEIAVQLNHPHIVKTFEHGLTTEGEQFLVMEFVEGYSLSFLVEAQNEDMRTNCLKYMIQLGEAIKHFHEENWIHRDICPRNILVSNDHELKLIDFGLVVPNTAPFLQPGNRTGTAAYMAPELIKRQKTSQKIDIFSYSVTCYEMLTKRLPWEAAETLDAVLQHINTPPENIQQLLPDLNPQVADAIMKGLELYPQDRWQTIEDMLKPLRAALKVNQKLVESKTTQSLQTDHFTLKASSKPKRKRSVSDKPTHRANQRRKSKKKNKTTDSFDLRQDQTPPEVESSVLSDQQEQQAQDPAVKSNRPPKKKTSSKPIPKNPDETI, from the coding sequence ATGAATTTTCTTAATCGATTCTTTTCAAAAGAGCCCAAAACACCTCGCGTTAACATTAAAAAACGCTTTGAACTGATTGGACGCGTAGGGCAGGGAAGCATGTCCAAAGTATGGCGGGCCAGGGACTCACAATCTGGAAGAGTTGTGGCTCTTAAAGTATTGCATAAGCAAAAAACATTGGAACTCGAATCCCGTTTTGTCGGACTGAATAAACCAAAAGAAGGAGAAATTGCTGTTCAGCTAAATCATCCTCATATTGTTAAAACTTTTGAGCATGGTCTTACAACCGAAGGTGAACAATTCCTGGTTATGGAATTCGTTGAAGGCTATAGCCTTAGTTTTTTGGTAGAAGCACAAAATGAGGATATGCGTACGAATTGCCTGAAATATATGATTCAGCTCGGAGAGGCTATTAAGCATTTCCATGAAGAAAACTGGATTCATAGGGATATCTGTCCGCGAAATATTCTGGTAAGTAATGACCACGAATTAAAGCTGATTGACTTTGGATTAGTCGTTCCGAATACAGCTCCCTTTCTCCAACCAGGAAACCGCACGGGAACTGCAGCTTACATGGCTCCGGAACTCATCAAACGCCAAAAAACTAGCCAGAAAATAGATATCTTCTCTTACTCCGTAACATGCTACGAGATGCTCACTAAAAGATTACCTTGGGAAGCAGCAGAAACTCTGGACGCAGTTCTGCAACACATCAACACTCCACCAGAAAATATTCAACAACTCCTGCCGGATCTCAATCCACAAGTGGCAGATGCGATCATGAAAGGACTGGAGCTTTATCCACAAGATCGCTGGCAAACCATTGAAGATATGTTAAAACCTCTGAGAGCCGCATTAAAGGTAAATCAAAAACTTGTTGAATCAAAGACAACTCAATCACTTCAGACCGATCACTTTACTCTAAAAGCTTCTTCAAAACCCAAAAGAAAAAGAAGCGTTTCTGACAAACCAACTCATAGAGCAAATCAGCGCCGTAAATCTAAAAAGAAAAATAAAACCACTGATTCTTTTGATTTGCGTCAGGATCAAACACCCCCAGAAGTAGAATCATCGGTACTCTCAGATCAACAAGAACAACAAGCTCAGGATCCCGCTGTAAAATCCAATCGTCCACCAAAGAAAAAAACTTCTTCCAAACCTATTCCTAAGAATCCTGACGAGACGATCTGA
- a CDS encoding ATP-dependent helicase → MPLSPSSNQSQHLLSLNAAQREAATTLTGPLLVLAGAGTGKTRVITYRMVELIRNGVSPDKILSVTFTNKAAREMQERTADLLGKRQSAKPSISTFHSLCVRILREEISLLGYPQKFVIYDRGDQESAARSALRDIRVTDKILRPGDLLTRISGWKMSNVTPEEATNYTENDFDFLAAMAYRKYQTKLRSSGAVDFDDLLMLTNELFSKFPEVLERSQGKFEYVQIDEYQDTNLSQFNLIRALVKPHQNLCVVGDDDQSIYGWRGAEVRHILGFQQQFPGASVVRLENNYRCTDKIIDLANRLVSHNRDRHKKQLIAHKKQGSPVRFLELSDELTEAEKVVGEIRYLHESQDIPLRDFAILFRTNEQPRVFETEFRRTNVRYQLIGSQSFFDRREIRDLLAYLKTLAFPHDELSMLRIINTPARGIGNSTIEKLVNQSVKEGNHFWGTVASAQKSNELSSRACTALDGFHNLLKQYRSRLNRKPADLALIMQDLIKEIDYESEIKKQYKTSEQQQARIVVLEQFIESIKEYCQRTSNPTPIGFLEETALGDRDNLNEKEDQLAQDAVKLMTLHSAKGLEFPRVYLVGMEEGLLPHKRSVEGTDSEIAEERRIAYVGITRAQDYLTLSRAATRTKWGKKQPTLPSRFLFEMQSTEED, encoded by the coding sequence ATGCCACTTTCTCCCAGTTCGAACCAATCTCAGCATTTGTTATCACTCAATGCAGCCCAGCGTGAAGCAGCCACAACACTCACAGGACCACTTCTCGTTTTAGCCGGAGCAGGTACTGGCAAAACAAGGGTGATTACTTATCGCATGGTAGAACTCATTCGAAACGGTGTTTCGCCGGATAAAATACTCTCGGTTACATTCACAAATAAAGCAGCGCGCGAAATGCAGGAGCGAACAGCAGATCTATTGGGAAAAAGACAGTCAGCCAAGCCCTCTATTTCCACATTCCATTCGCTCTGTGTTCGCATTCTGAGAGAAGAAATTTCCCTGCTGGGCTATCCTCAAAAGTTTGTCATTTATGACCGGGGAGATCAAGAATCTGCGGCACGTTCTGCATTAAGAGATATACGGGTCACTGACAAAATCCTGCGTCCTGGTGATCTGCTTACGCGTATCAGCGGCTGGAAAATGTCTAATGTTACACCAGAAGAAGCAACGAACTATACCGAAAATGATTTTGACTTTCTGGCCGCAATGGCATATCGAAAATACCAGACCAAACTGCGATCAAGCGGCGCTGTAGACTTTGATGATTTATTAATGTTGACGAATGAACTTTTTTCGAAGTTTCCCGAAGTGCTGGAGAGAAGCCAGGGTAAGTTCGAGTATGTTCAAATTGACGAGTATCAAGATACAAATCTCTCCCAATTCAATCTGATTCGTGCACTTGTAAAGCCGCATCAAAACCTATGCGTTGTCGGCGATGACGACCAATCTATTTATGGTTGGCGTGGAGCTGAAGTACGGCATATTCTTGGTTTTCAACAACAGTTCCCTGGTGCAAGTGTAGTACGACTTGAAAACAACTATCGTTGTACAGACAAAATTATAGATCTTGCCAATCGTCTTGTTTCCCATAATCGTGATCGACACAAAAAACAATTAATCGCACATAAAAAACAGGGTTCACCCGTTCGATTTCTCGAACTATCTGATGAACTAACCGAAGCAGAAAAAGTGGTTGGTGAAATTCGATATCTACACGAATCTCAAGATATTCCCTTACGTGATTTTGCGATTCTCTTTCGTACGAATGAACAACCGAGAGTTTTTGAAACAGAATTTCGTCGTACCAATGTACGTTATCAACTTATTGGTAGTCAGTCATTTTTTGATCGTCGTGAGATTCGCGATTTATTAGCATACCTGAAAACGCTAGCATTTCCGCATGATGAACTATCCATGCTAAGAATTATTAATACTCCTGCACGTGGAATTGGAAATAGTACGATCGAAAAACTCGTAAACCAATCTGTGAAAGAAGGAAACCATTTTTGGGGTACAGTTGCCTCAGCACAAAAATCAAATGAACTCAGCAGCCGTGCGTGTACGGCTTTGGATGGATTTCATAATCTGCTAAAACAATATCGTTCACGTTTGAATCGAAAACCTGCTGATCTTGCATTAATCATGCAGGACTTAATTAAAGAGATTGATTATGAATCGGAAATAAAGAAACAATATAAAACATCAGAGCAGCAACAGGCGAGAATCGTCGTTCTGGAACAATTTATTGAATCAATCAAAGAATACTGTCAGCGAACCAGTAATCCTACCCCAATCGGTTTTCTAGAAGAAACGGCATTAGGAGACCGAGATAATTTGAACGAAAAAGAAGATCAGCTGGCTCAAGATGCGGTCAAGTTGATGACTTTGCATAGTGCTAAGGGACTTGAATTTCCCCGGGTTTATTTAGTAGGCATGGAAGAAGGCCTGTTGCCGCATAAACGCTCAGTAGAGGGAACTGATTCCGAGATTGCAGAAGAAAGACGGATCGCATATGTCGGCATCACTCGTGCACAAGACTACTTAACCTTAAGTCGCGCTGCCACACGAACCAAGTGGGGGAAAAAGCAACCCACACTTCCATCTCGATTTCTATTTGAAATGCAAAGCACTGAGGAAGATTGA